From Salmo salar chromosome ssa21, Ssal_v3.1, whole genome shotgun sequence:
GTTGGTTCCTAAACTGTCACTATATACCGTTTTTTTATTTGTGTAAAACTTTACAGTCACTTGTCTTCAGGGAATTTCAAACACGTCTTTTTGAATCTCAATGAAAGCAGCAAATGGCACACATCAAGCATACATTCAAAACAGTTGAGTAACATTCCACGGCACTCTGTTAAAATACCATGAATTAGAGCAAAGACGGTTCTTATTTGTAGTATAACTATCAAGACTGAAAGTAAGTTGTAGATAACCTGAAACTTGGGTACGGGTACGAAAGTAGCTCCTTCTCTGCCCACATCCTGTTTTGAACTATGAAGTTAGCTACCTGGTTAAGACCTCACACTTTTTTTAGGTGACAAACTGTTGCTGGTAAATTCTTTCATTGCATGTatgtacctggttaaataaaggtgaaattaaaataaaatgtatcaaATATGCAAAGCATAACACTTCAAGTTATATACAAGCAAAATATTGAATTCAGGGACATCATGGCTTTTCATGCATAGTTATCACCCTTCATACAATGGTAACATTTTTAGAAATGGCAAGCACAATCTTTGTTGCCATGTCTGCCCACACATGGAGTCCCCGTGTTCTATATTACAAATAATTGTTACCGTTATAAGGATTAATGCTGTTTTCTCATTATGGAAATTGTGCAACAGCCAGTCAGCCACATAAGCAGTCCATCGCGTATACAGTATCTATAGATAACTGAAGGCCTTTGTCAAAGGGAGATTTCTCTTTACCTCCTAATGCTTCTCATCCCAATAATGTTAATTGAGTGGCTACTCCTGAGCCAGGGGCACGGTGTCCATATTGGCAATGCTTCAGTCCCAGCAGGAAATGTTTGTATTGAACATCACATCAGACACAGACCTACTGAAGTGTTCGTTCATAGCTCAGGTCaggtgtcctcctcctccactgagTGGTTGAATCCAGGGATGAACTTCAGGATGTGTTTGCGGACGCTGGCTCTCCTAGCCTTCCTGGGGAGTGTCccgaacagggaggaggaggctcTGGAGGGGTCccaagaaggggaggagagggagccaCTGCTGCCAGCCAGGCTATCGCTGTGGGGACGGCTGAGGCTGGCCGGGGCCCTGGGCATTTCCTGGGGGAAGTCTGTGGAGAAGAAGCAGCTATCATCTGGACTGGCCACATTGCAGGGGCTGGGAGAGCTCAGGTCCCCAAACACACTGGCCAGGTCACTGTCCTCTGTCATCCCACTCCGGCAGCTACTGTCACTGGAGAAACGGTGGCCACAGTGGTCACTGTGTCCAGACGGAGACAGTAGAGACATCAGGGAGTCCATAGAGGGGTGTAGAGAACTGTCATTCAGGTTACCTGGAGACCAGGGAAGGGCAGTTAGTTGACTTCAACAAACGCCGTATTCATGTGCACTGTAACGGATGTGGTTGATTTGACAGGACATTTTTATATCAATTACTTCTCAGTTAATGCGTCACAAAGACAGTAAACGAAGCTCGTTAATGCAGCTCAGCGTTTTACTTGTCATTTTCACATCAGCTAATGAGACAGGAAGTTGTGTGGTTTCACAGCTGGGCAAAACCCCTCACCTCGCGTAAGGCGTTTTTCCTGTAATGTGAGCGCTTGCAACTCCACCCATTTCTCTCCCAGGGTATGCTGTGTGGACAAAAAACATAGAATGACATGCCAATTAAACATGATTGACTCCGCTATACATTAGACATGATTGAGGTCAGCTAAACAGTACTTAACAGCCTTTATTATAGTGTTTCCCTGTGACCCAATTCATCTACATTAGGATTTGTGCATGGAATTGTGTAGTATACTTAAGCAGTAAGGCCCAGGgagtgtggtatatgaccaatataccacggctaagggctgttcttaggcacgacgcaacgcggagtgcctggatccGGCCCTTAGACGTGTGGTACAGTATATCGGCCATATACCactaacccccgaggtgccttattgctattataaactggttaccaacgtaattagaacagtaaaaagcaATGTTTTTATTATTCCTGTGGTGTATATGGTCTGATagaccatggctttcagccaatcagccttCAGGGCTTGCACAACCCAATTTATTAATAGCTATGGGGAACCGGTCTATAGTTTTGTAATGTGTGCTTTTTTTTTGTGGGGTGGGGTTATGTGGTACTGCACAGTGCACACCACCCATATTTCCCACTATGACGTGTTATTGAAGCCAAACATCCGCCCTGTAAGAGAGACATACCTTGAGCAAGCTCATCTTCTTTTCCAGCTCAATCCTCTTCACCACCGTCCCACACACCGTCTCCATCCTGGGATTACACAGAGGCAAGATGAGCACAAGCAGACATACACATCCTACTGACCCTTCTAGAGAATAGAGTAGCTTTATGTTTCCTAGAGGGAGCTATTCAGTATACTATACCAAGGTTGAAACCAAGGTTAATGCCAATATCAAGGTTTTATAAAAAAATGCTTCTATGTTCCAATGTTTTTCTCACATTCTTCGGAGTTACAGGCAGTAACCCTTTGGTTTTGAGTGTCATCGCTGGTTTTACTCACTGTAGAAAGTTGGTGGATTTTCGAATCAGGTCAACGATGTGCTGATGGCTCAAGCCCTCAATGCTGACCCCATTGATGGTGACGATAACATCACCTACATGCACAACGACAGCGAGaggaagatagaaagagagaaagcgagagcgtGGGAGATATGTTCAAAGGGTTAACACGCAAACAACCAATCTTAATCTCGGGCTGCGGTGCTGGGAGTTTGACTGACCCAAAATcagcattttattattatttctcGGTAAAGGTATTGTACGAAAAACGTCGACCACAATAAATGTGTGTGGGAGagctaaagagagacagagaatgtgaTTAGTTAGGCGTCGACTTGTTGGCCTTTTCAATATGTGAAAGTTAGATGTTTTGTAATGAGTGGCACGAGGACATCTCTCTGTGTGAAAACCATACTGCACAGCGTTGAAGCTGAGTCTGGGCCATAGGGAGAGGAAGTGGGTGGGTGTCTCACCGGTGGTCAGGCCTGCACTCTCAGCCGAGCTGTCGTCCTGCACCTTGCACACAAATGTGCACATCTCCACCGCAGTGCTGTTCTTCAGCTGTACACCATATGTCTACAACAAGAGGAGTCACACTGTCACTCGGCAGGACTGACAATGCGATTAAAgcacttttgttgttgttgaagaacGTATTTCTTAAATTCTAAACAGAATTGAATTTGAAAACGGATGAAATGTCTTACCTGAATTTCAAATCCAAACGTCTCATTGTCTTGTTTTTGCATTATAACAGTAGTCCTATATGTTCAGGAGAAATGGGGTTACAGACTTGTCCTAACTTGGGTCATTAAAGCACAAATGTTGTATGTATCATAGTGTTAACAGTGTAAATGTTATTACAAATGACAGAAGGCTTGTATTTACCTCTGAGGGTCACAGTAATCCACCAAGGAGTTTGAGCGGGTTCTGTTGGACTGGAAAATCAAATGTATATTTCATATATTTGTACAGTATATATTTTATGAATACAACAGTTGAAAATAGCTATTCTCAATCTGGTCACAGCACATGTATTTCATTCCATGCAAAATAGACTAGATGGACATCAGTCTCTTTATATTCTCGGTAAGAAATTTGACATATTTTCATCGTAAACATATACATCACACTACGTTTCCAGGTATTTTTCCTGCTAGTGAACTAGTTTGTCTCCTATGTAaaccccaaaaaaatgtatttgtcaaaagGCTTTTTGTCATCGCACGTTCTcggttttgttgtggttgtacAGTACATGTTAATGCAAACCTCTCTGATGCCACTCTGAAACCGTTTTATGTCGTCTCTACTAACATCAATGACCTCTAAGAATACTTATAGCTTACATGACAATTGATATACAGTGAAACTTTTAACGCTTTCCTGTTTCTCTCCAAGGTTTCTCGCTTACCTGTTTCCAGCCTCTTGGCAGAGTCCCGGGAGTAGTCCCCCCATTCTGACTGGGTTTGTCATGGTGTCCCCTCAGAGAGCGCCGATACCATAGATGACCCTTCTTCCTCAGAGAGCCCTCCATAATGTAACTGTCCTGGCTGCCCTGTCGCAGGAGCCCATTGAAGTTCATGGTGGATTGCATGGTGGAGTGGAGCTCACTCTCTTCACAGCGCCATAGTGTAGCTCTGGTACAGCTAGTACAGTAGAGTAACTCTGCATGTGTTGTATATGTGATGTGTCCCTGCCACTGCTGTGCAGCTTAAAATAAATGTGCTAAAGCGGAAAtccacaccatgcgattatgatGCTCCTGTGTTAGCGGATCACAGCCCTTTGCTTATTTTCTTTCCACCCTTCTTTTTAATTTTTCTTGTGTACCGTTTGTCTGCTCTGCTGTGGCCAGGAAAAGGAAATCGGcatactttttttctctctcttttcaaacAGCCCCCTTTTTTTTGTGCCGTCTGTGCGATTTGATTTATGGTCTGTCAGAAATCAGCAATGCATGAAAAACTGCCACCTCTGTGGTCTAGACTAGCATCAGCACCTGCTTCCCCTCACTCCACTTTCTGTTTTCTGAATGGGTTGGAGTCAACCTGAGCCTCTCTGGTCCGCCAAGCAAAGAGATTTGTCTTGTGAGGACAGACAAAAGCAGGCTTTCGCTCGGGGCTAGAGACTTGCTTTACAAACACACAGCATGGGTCAATGGCTAGAAGGCATCGGACGTGGTTTGATCCGAGAGGAAATCACACACAGGCCAACAGTCAAGGCTAAAATCAATGTCAGATATGTGATGTGTTGACAATTTTTCTATTGTTCTTTGATAGAAGTATTTTTTACAAGATAAACAATATGTATTTTATGATCGTACAGACAGT
This genomic window contains:
- the cytip gene encoding cytohesin-interacting protein; amino-acid sequence: MQSTMNFNGLLRQGSQDSYIMEGSLRKKGHLWYRRSLRGHHDKPSQNGGTTPGTLPRGWKQSNRTRSNSLVDYCDPQRTTVIMQKQDNETFGFEIQTYGVQLKNSTAVEMCTFVCKVQDDSSAESAGLTTGDVIVTINGVSIEGLSHQHIVDLIRKSTNFLQMETVCGTVVKRIELEKKMSLLKHTLGEKWVELQALTLQEKRLTRGNLNDSSLHPSMDSLMSLLSPSGHSDHCGHRFSSDSSCRSGMTEDSDLASVFGDLSSPSPCNVASPDDSCFFSTDFPQEMPRAPASLSRPHSDSLAGSSGSLSSPSWDPSRASSSLFGTLPRKARRASVRKHILKFIPGFNHSVEEEDT